In the genome of Flavobacteriaceae bacterium YJPT1-3, the window TAAGCTTCTTCGCCTAACAACTCTATGATCTCTTGTTTGAGCTCCGCCGACTGATTCATCAGGTATTTAGCACGCGTATCCGCAACATAGACCGGAATCCCCAATGCTTCGAAGAAAGACGCCACTGTACTCTTCCCGCTTCCAATGCCTCCGGTGAGCCCCACAATCATCATTTGACCAGGATGTATTGAATGCGATTCTCAAGCACTCGGTAGTCTTGAATACCCTCGGGTGCACTGACCACACGTGGAATCATAAAGGAACCCTCGGTATCGGCCTCCTCAAAGTCGCAAACCACTTTAAAGTTATTGGCAAGAATGGTATTGTACTGCTCCACCGCTACCCGATACTTAACACGGACCTCCTTTGGAAAGATTTTTAATTGTTGATCTTCTGGGACATTGATCAGCTCCACCGGAACTTTAGCCTCCGCCTCCGTGAATTTATCCACTTGCACCGTATAGTTCAAGGTATAGACCTCAGCCGATACATGCGGTCCAAAGCCGGTGGTATCGATGTCGAGACTTCCCTGCAATGCGGAGCGTACTTCTTCTTGCTGCAATTGCTTAGTTGGGATAGCCTCCAGGGTATCCATCAGCCCCCGGGGGCCGGAAACGAAGAGGGAGTCCGGTACCAGTTCGATCTCCCCGGTACGGTCATAGCCGGAGGCGAAATCAAGTTCAATACGCGACGCTACCGGGAGTTTCTTGGTCACCAATTCGTCCAGCGTAAACCAAAGTGTATCCGGTTGCATGCTTAAGGGTTCAATCCCCTTTAAGCGGGTATCCATCCGGTCCAAATTCTCCTCCAGCAGATAGTAATAGCGGTTCCCGGACTGGTTCCTGACTTCGGAGAGATCGATCTCAAAGGTGGGCGACCACATGGAAAAACGCAGAAAATAGTAGCCCTGAGCGCGCATACGCACCACCGCCTCCTGAGTGGAGGCTTGTTGAATGATCTTGCCTTCGGGCAGATTAACGTAGCTCAACGCGACATTGGCACTCTCTGTATAGGTTTTGGTCAATTTGATCAGGAAGGAAATAAGAGCAGTCACCACTAAAAAGGCCAGAAAAACGCGAAGGTTGTGGTTCTTAAAATCGAATAATTTCTTATTACTTTCCATGGGCAAAAGTTAATCAAAAAATAAGTGGGGGAACCGCTCTTCAGGATGCTGTTTTAAAATATGCAAAGCCCACCACGAGGTTAAATAACCGGTACCATAGCCATAAAATTGTACGCCTACAGCCCGTAAGGCCAGTACTGCTGTAGTCCAGCTTTTGGTCTGCATCCAGGCTACCAAAAAAATAGCCGTCAAATACCCGATCAATAGGGTGATGGGCCACCACCAACCTGCAACGAGCAGGAGCAGCGAGAGCAGCGTAAAGAGCAGGGCCAGGGTGGGCAACCAAAAGGTAGCTTTCGCGAAAGCAGGATACCGCTGATTTAGAATGGGACGCACCAATCCGAACTTATGCACCTGCGTATAGAATTTACTCCAACTCAGGCGCCGTTTGTGGTAGACATAGGCATTGGGAAATAATCGCGTCTCGTAGCCCAATTCCCAAAGCTTAAAAGTCAATTCCGGATCTTCCCCGGGATGGATCTTCCCAAAGCCGCCACTTTGAGTGAAGGCTTCTCGAGAAAGTCCCATATTAAAGCTTCGCGGCTGAAACCGACTCAGGCTGCGGCTGCCACCCCGCACCCCACCGGTGGTCAAAAAAGAGGTCATGCTGAAATTGATCGCCTGCTGGAGGGCGGAAAAATCAGGATGGGCGTCATCAGGACCGCCAAAACAATGCACAAAGCTTTCCTGCAGTTCATAGTCTACGGCTTTGAGATAATGCGAAGGTAGCACGCAGTCAGAGTCCAGGATCAAAAAATAATCGCTCTGGGCCCGTTCCATCCCGTAATTGCGGGAAGGTCCGGGACCGGTATTTTCTTTGAAATAATAGCTGATGTGCAGTTGGGGAAAGGCAGCAACCACCTCTTTGGCCGTCAATTTCGAGCCGTCTTCTACGATAACCACCTCAAAATCCTTATCAAAGTCAAGCTGGGCCAAGCTCTCCAGCAATTCTCTGACCTCCTCCGGACGATTGTACACAGGAACAATAAAGGAATAGGCATACTGCATGCAGGTAAAGCTAGGGCAAAAAAATTCCCGTCACAAGATTGAGGTGATCTATCTCTTCCCGGCTAGCGCTTGAGAATACGATGACGCTGCAGACGATCTCCACTTCCTGTCTCCAACAAATACATGCCGCTGGATAGGTTCTGGAAAGGGATTTCAAAGCTTTGCGTTTCTACCTGCTGCTGAAAGAGAAGTTTACCGCTTAGATCGTACAACTTCACCCTGCCCAGAGGCTGCTCTGACTGTAAGTACAGGAAGTCCTTGACAGGATTGGGGTAGAATTGCAGGGAGGTCAGGGTACGATCGTCCAAACTGAGAATACTCTCGTCATACGCCCCAATGCTAAATTCTCCCCCACCAGTTCCAGCTCCGAAGACCCGAACGGTAAGTAAAGTTCCCGGGGTCAAATCAGACAATTCCGCTTTCGCGAAAGCGTCCAATCCACCCCCATCATCGCATAAGATCTCTACTAAAGACCCACAATTTCCGGTATATACACTCAGTGCCGTTCCGGTAAGAGGTTGCTCCCCGCCGGCCTGGGTTTCTATCGTCAGGTTACCGGAGTCCGGCACAGTCACTTCAAAGAAAATATCCCTGCTGGAGGCATCAAAACCCCCGCAGGTCGGCGTCGGAGTGGTCGACGAATTACCGGCAGTCAAGGTACTGCGCAGACTAGCCGCCTCTTCAAAATTATTCTTCGGATTTAAGGTCACTGCCGCATCACAATCGTCATTAGCAAGCACACAGCTCACTTGAGCTTCCCAACCGCTGCGGTTGAAGGAAACATCAGAACGGAACACTACCGTAAGAGTCCCGGCTTCTGCTGTAGAAATAAAAGTAGCGGGGCCGGTAACTTCAGCAGATAATTGAGTACCACCGGTACCTATCCCCTCATAAACTTCGAGATAATCAAAATTGGCTTCCAAATCGACTTGGGTAAATTCCAAAAGTATGGATTGCCCGGGCTGATCGGGACCAAAATAATAGAATTCATTCTCCCCATCTCCATAGTTGCCATTTGGACCGCCACTGTCAAAAAAGTCTTGTCCACAACTGATAAACGTACTAAAGTCGGCCGCGACGCCATAAACACTGGTCCCTGCACTTTGCGGATCACAAAGTGCACGAACAAAGGCCTCATAGGAGGTGTTTGAAAGGAGTCCGTTTAATTTTACTTTGAACGTAACCGCATCGACCACTCCGGTCAGAACGGGGGTATCCGAATAGGGGTTGTCCCCTGCATTCACGACCACATATTCATAGCCGGAAGCTCCATTGGCATTGGCTTCCCAGGTTAAGGCGGCCGTATCCGGACCGGTGGGCATGACCTCCGTATTCTGAGGTGAATCGCAATTACCGATTGTGACAAAGAAAGCCGGATCGTAAAGAAATTGAGCTTCACAATTGGCGATCACATAAGCCTCATAGGCCGTTCCGGGAACAAGTTCAGAGACAATTACGTTAGTCTCATTGGTAGCGGTCTGACCGGATTGAACAGGCGTCGCGGTCAGGGGATCTGAGCCGGCAGCGAAGACTGCCCAGCGGTATCCATCGGGGTCAAAATCAATATCGTTCCAGTCCAGTTGCACCGAGCTTTCGCTGATAGCACTGGCCGTAATTTCGGGATCAATGCAGAAACTCTCTTCGATGGAAACATCATCGATCAGGATATCATTAAAGAAAGGGGAACCACTAGCCGTGGTGATGTTCGTAAAGAGTACCTGTACCGGACCACTAACGGTAAAATCTGCGCCTAAATTGATCACAAACTGTTGCCAGCCGGCTTCGCCCTGCGTTTGCTGATTGATCGCCGTGAAAACCGACAAGGCTGCTCCGTCAAAAACCGATACTTCCAGGGTATTGTATGAATTAGGTTCATTGCTATTGCTGCTAAACACCCAAAAACTGATAAT includes:
- a CDS encoding fibronectin type III domain-containing protein, encoding MLNITINGATTPYTLADGEFELLVLEVSEGDNLELSWIQNGDFPEEISYTLFDSEGNSLLEVSNPDVSDTSFTTAVSCASCAIPIDLQTSNILATEATLSWRGSDTATNGYSITVTLTGDDPDLDPVQQLSAMAGEEELLVTDLTAETTYDFYIRARCTDEESQWAGPASFTTTPVCQAPAALSVDFVGNTFVQLSWTPVDNAASGYELLAYLSGVNTETGTPQVTASLPAGTVATTLNGLNAETNYDLYIRSDCGGEGVSGLSAAEAIFTLCDPVSAPLVQTFDTNITPVCWRERGEEAWQYNQEPDYDALDAPDHTSGSLDSNAFAWIDSSVNENGDRSTLASPLVDVSALENPIISFWVFSSNSNEPNSYNTLEVSVFDGAALSVFTAINQQTQGEAGWQQFVINLGADFTVSGPVQVLFTNITTASGSPFFNDILIDDVSIEESFCIDPEITASAISESSVQLDWNDIDFDPDGYRWAVFAAGSDPLTATPVQSGQTATNETNVIVSELVPGTAYEAYVIANCEAQFLYDPAFFVTIGNCDSPQNTEVMPTGPDTAALTWEANANGASGYEYVVVNAGDNPYSDTPVLTGVVDAVTFKVKLNGLLSNTSYEAFVRALCDPQSAGTSVYGVAADFSTFISCGQDFFDSGGPNGNYGDGENEFYYFGPDQPGQSILLEFTQVDLEANFDYLEVYEGIGTGGTQLSAEVTGPATFISTAEAGTLTVVFRSDVSFNRSGWEAQVSCVLANDDCDAAVTLNPKNNFEEAASLRSTLTAGNSSTTPTPTCGGFDASSRDIFFEVTVPDSGNLTIETQAGGEQPLTGTALSVYTGNCGSLVEILCDDGGGLDAFAKAELSDLTPGTLLTVRVFGAGTGGGEFSIGAYDESILSLDDRTLTSLQFYPNPVKDFLYLQSEQPLGRVKLYDLSGKLLFQQQVETQSFEIPFQNLSSGMYLLETGSGDRLQRHRILKR
- a CDS encoding glycosyltransferase; amino-acid sequence: MQYAYSFIVPVYNRPEEVRELLESLAQLDFDKDFEVVIVEDGSKLTAKEVVAAFPQLHISYYFKENTGPGPSRNYGMERAQSDYFLILDSDCVLPSHYLKAVDYELQESFVHCFGGPDDAHPDFSALQQAINFSMTSFLTTGGVRGGSRSLSRFQPRSFNMGLSREAFTQSGGFGKIHPGEDPELTFKLWELGYETRLFPNAYVYHKRRLSWSKFYTQVHKFGLVRPILNQRYPAFAKATFWLPTLALLFTLLSLLLLVAGWWWPITLLIGYLTAIFLVAWMQTKSWTTAVLALRAVGVQFYGYGTGYLTSWWALHILKQHPEERFPHLFFD